One window from the genome of Poecilia reticulata strain Guanapo linkage group LG9, Guppy_female_1.0+MT, whole genome shotgun sequence encodes:
- the man1b1b gene encoding mannosidase, alpha, class 1B, member 1b — protein sequence MQAPSRPDYVSVHLTGQQTGSYNNGKQWRRQSYWRKWKQLSRLQRSLFLFMLVLLFICGLASYSSVTKQLRGFTVREQETESNILQKPFKPHALPEPVKQGQDPLPDQLSQRKLSNKRGPPVRPNRLQKQGNTSNILSEVKVADIKKEGEEERVISWRGAVIDTVQATDGTKDGENKEDSPGNRNVNQSKVLETERMEAVREAFRHAWKGYKEYAWGHDELRPVSRSYSEWFGLGLTLIDALDTMWILELKQEFEEAREWIASELTFNRNVDVNLFETTIRILGGLLSTYHLTGDSLFLDKAKDVGSRLMPAFNTQSKIPYSDVNIGKGTAHPPRWTSDSTVAEVTSIQLEFRELSRLTQEPQYQAAVAEVMNQVHKLEGKLDGLVPMFINTNSGQFTHQGIFTLGARADSYYEYLLKQWIQGGKKEDQFLEDYLQAIEGVKKNLLQKSSPNGLVFVGELSHGQFSPKMDHLVCFLPGTLALGAHNGLPADHMDLAKELMHTCYQMYVQMETGLSPEIVHFNMHQGSIRDIDVKPADRHNLLRPETVESLFYLYRFTKDRKYQDWGWKILQNFNKYTKVSSGGYTSINNVCDPDYPSPRDKMESFFLGETLKYFYLLFSEDADLISLDKYVFNTEAHPLPIWPPAEPQPL from the exons ATGCAAGCGCCCAGCCGGCCGGACTACGTGTCTGTCCACTTGACTGGACAACAGACTGGGAGCTACAATAATGGCAAGCAGTGGAGGAGGCAGTCGTACTGGAGG AAATGGAAGCAGCTGTCCAGGCTACAGCGAAGTCTTTTCCTCTTCATGCTCGTTCTGCTTTTCATCTGTGGCCTGGCTTCCTATTCTTCTGTTACCAAGCAGCTCCGAG GTTTTACAGTGAGAGAGCAGGAGACGGAGAGCAACATCCTTCAGAAACCCTTCAAACCTCATGCGCTACCGGAGCCGGTCAAACAGGGCCAAGACCCGCTGCCTGACCAGCTCTCTCAG AGGAAATTATCCAATAAGAGAGGACCTCCTGTCCGTCCGAACCGTCTTCAGAAGCAAGGAAACACATCTAATATCCTGTCTGAAGTCAAGGTAGCTGACATCAagaaggagggagaggaggagagagtcATCAG CTGGCGTGGGGCGGTGATCGACACTGTCCAGGCCACAGACGGCACCAAGGATGGAGAAAACAAGGAGGACTCGCCTGGCAACCGGAATGTCAACCAGTCAAAAGTTTTAG AGACAGAGCGGATGGAAGCAGTGCGGGAAGCTTTCAGACATGCCTGGAAGGGTTACAAAGAATATGCCTGGGGCCACGACGAGCTCCGGCCCGTCTCCAGGTCCTACAGCGAGTGGTTTGGGCTCGGCCTCACGCTGATCGATGCACTGGACACCATGTGGATCCTGGAGCTCAAGCAGG AGTTTGAAGAAGCCAGGGAATGGATTGCCTCAGAGCTCACCTTCAACAGAAATGTTGATGTTAATCTGTTTGAAACTACCATCCGCATCCTGGGAGGCCTGCTGAGCACCTACCACCTGACCGGGGACAGCCTCTTCCTGGACAAAGCT AAAGACGTTGGCTCCAGGCTGATGCCAGCCTTCAACACACAGTCCAAGATTCCCTACTCTGATGTAAACATTGGGAAAGGCACCGCCCACCCGCCTCGCTGGACCTCTGACAGCACTGTGGCTGAAGTTACAAGCATTCAGCTGGAGTTCAGGGAGCTCAGCCGGCTCACCCAGGAACCTCAGTACCAG GCTGCAGTAGCTGAAGTCATGAATCAGGTCCACAAGCTAGAAGGCAAGCTGGACGGTCTTGTTCCCATGTTCATCAACACTAACAGTGGACAGTTCACCCATCAAGGCATCTTCACACTGGGAGCCAGAGCAGACAGCTACTATGAATACCTGCTGAAGCAGTGGATCCAAGGGGGCAAGAAGGAGGACCA GTTTTTGGAAGACTATCTGCAGGCCATTGAGGGTGTAAAGAAGAACTTGCTACAGAAATCTTCACCAAACggtcttgtttttgttggagAACTCTCCCATGGGCAGTTCAGTCCTAAAATG GATCATCTGGTATGTTTCCTCCCCGGTACTTTGGCCCTCGGTGCTCATAATGGCCTCCCTGCTGACCACATGGACCTGGCCAAGGAGCTGATGCACACCTGCTACCAGATGTACGTCCAGATGGAGACTGGCCTCAGTCCTGAGATTGTTCACTTCAACATGCACCAGGGCAGTATCAGAGACATTGATGTGAAG CCTGCAGACAGACACAACCTTCTTCGACCAGAGACTGTGGAGAGTCTCTTCTATCTGTACAGGTTCACTAAAGATCGCAAATACCAGGACTGGGGCTGGAAAATTCTGCAAAACTTTAACAAGTACACCAAG GTTTCCTCTGGTGGCTACACATCCATCAACAACGTGTGTGATCCAGATTATCCCAGTCCCAGAGACAAGATGGAGAGCTTCTTCCTGGGAGAGACCCTGAAATATTTCTACCTGCTCTTCTCCGAGGACGCTGACCTCATCAGTCTTGACAAGTACGTCTTCAACACCGAGGCTCACCCGCTGCCCATATGGCCTCCGGCTGAGCCACAGCCACTGTGA
- the dpp7 gene encoding dipeptidyl peptidase 2, with the protein MTAGFILFTVTVAGFCDALHGLSHTHLQATKPAGSSDPKFTEKFFTQTXDHFNFNSMGNGTFRQRYLITDQYWKKGXGPIFFYTGNEGNIWEFALNSGFITELAAQQQALVIFAEHRYYGQSLPFGKESFNIPEVSLLTVEQALADYAVMIRDXKEQLAASHCPVIVFGGSYGGMLSVYMRLKYPNMVAGALAASAPILSTAGLGDAAQFFRDVTADFENIRPECRDAVRGAFRLLKQLADRQDYSGIQSEFALCKPPASPQDIQQLYGLLRNAFTMMAMLDYPYSTSFMGNMPANPVKVACGTMLRGLDLLANLRDTAGIVYNSTGLLTCFDLYSLYVQCADPTGCGLGLDSLAWDYQACTEVELCFESNNLTDMFPPMAFTEKDREAYCSKRWAVAPRPGWLQIQFWGDALSTASNIIFSNGDLDPWANGGVRKSLSSSLVALNISGGAHHLDLRGSNDSDPASVIRVRKAEAELIAQWVKMERNRLTAAYTQL; encoded by the exons ATGACCGCTGGATTCATCCTTTTCACAGTGACAGTAGCGGGGTTTTGTGACGCTCTTCATggcctctcacacacacaccttcag GCCACAAAGCCTGCAGGTTCATCAGATCCCAAGTTCACTGAGAAGTTCTTCACMCAGACTKTGGATCATTTCAACTTTAACAGTATGGGCAACGGAACGTTCAGACAGCGATACCTGATCACAG ACCAGTACTGGAAGAAAGGCTRTGGTCCCATCTTCTTCTACACCGGAAATGAAGGCAACATCTGGGAGTTTGCTCTGAACTCTGGGTTCATCACAGAGCTGGCAGCTCAGCAGCAGGCACTGGTCATATTCGCTGAACAT aGATATTACGGCCAATCTCTGCCGTTTGGGAAAGAGTCCTTCAACATCCCTGAGGTGAGTCTGCTGACGGTGGAGCAGGCCCTCGCTGACTACGCCGTCATGATCAGGGACYTCAAGGAGCAGCTGGCAGCCTCACACTGTCCTGTTATTGTGTTTGGTGGCAG CTACGGTGGAATGTTGTCCGTCTACATGAGACTCAAGTATCCCAACATGGTGGCCGGCGCCCTGGCGGCCAGCGCCCCCATCCTGTCCACCGCTGGTCTCGGAGACGCTGCGCAGTTTTTCAGAGACGTTACAGCT GATTTTGAGAACATCAGGCCTGAATGCAGAGATGCTGTGAGAGGAGCTTTCCGTCTGTTAAAACAATTAGCTGATCGCCAAG ATTACAGTGGCATCCAGTCAGAATTTGCTCTCTGCAAGCCGCCGGCGTCTCCTCAGGACATCCAGCAGCTCTACGGCCTGCTGCGGAACGCCTTCACCATGATGGCCATGCTGGACTATCCCTACAGCACCAGCTTCATGGGCAACATGCCCGCCAACCCTGTCAAG GTGGCCTGTGGAACCATGCTGAGAGGATTGGATCTGCTGGCTAACCTCCGAGACACTGCAG GGATCGTGTACAACTCCACCGGGTTGCTGACCTGTTTTGACCTCTACAGTCTCTATGTGCAGTGTGCTGACCCGACTGGATGTGGACTGGGTTTGGACAGCCTGGCCTGGGACTACCAG GCCTGCACAGAGGTGGAGCTGTGCTTTGAGAGTAACAATCTGACAGACATGTTTCCTCCGATGGCCTTCACTGAGAAGGACCGAGAGGCCTACTGCTCCAAGCGCTGGGCTGTGGCTCCTCGGCCAGGCTGGCTCCAAATCCAGTTCTGGGGGGACG CCCTCTCCACTGCAAGCAACATCATTTTCTCCAACGGGGATCTGGACCCATGGGCCAATGGAGGG GTGCGCAAGTCGTTGAGTTCATCGCTGGTAGCGCTAAACATTTCTGGAGGAGCTCATCACCTGGACCTGAG AGGATCTAATGATTCTGATCCAGCTTCAGTCATCAGAGTCAGAAAGGCTGAAGCAGAGCTCATTGCACAGTGGGTGAAGATGGAAAGGAATAGACTAACAGCAGCATATACACAGCTGTAG